A stretch of the Rosa rugosa chromosome 5, drRosRugo1.1, whole genome shotgun sequence genome encodes the following:
- the LOC133709269 gene encoding 28 kDa ribonucleoprotein, chloroplastic, with protein MAATAAAAMSSSFSPSIHTLKCMRSNHVHLAPHHDLHLRITTPARMLSSSSSLSAHSCVIDQPLLSRRVLRISCASVDVAVTEEVEEAVVAAEEEEEKQAEEEVVAPTAEAAADEVSSEAGEVGGEVSTDELSVNTKLYFGNLPYSVDSAQLAGIIQDYASPELIEVLYHRDTGRSRGFAFVTMSSVEDCNAVIENLDGREYSGRTLRVNFSDKPRAKEPLYPETEYKLFVGNLSWSATSESLTKAFQEYGNVVGARVLYDGETGRSRGYGFVCFSTKAEMETALQSLDGVELEGRAMRVSLAEGKRS; from the exons ATGGCTGCCACCGCAGCCGCAGCCATGAGCTCGTCTTTCTCTCCTTCCATCCACACCCTCAAATGCATGCGCTCCAATCACGTGCACTTAGCCCCTCACCATGATCTTCACCTCAGAATCACAACACCTGCCCGCATGCTATCATCGTCGTCGTCGCTATCTGCTCATTCATGTGTTATAGATCAGCCACTGCTTTCTAGGCGCGTGCTGAGAATATCGTGCGCTTCTGTGGACGTGGCTGTGACGGAGGAGGTTGAAGAAGCTGTTGTGGCGgctgaggaggaagaagagaagcaAGCCGAAGAGGAAGTAGTGGCGCCGACAGCTGAAGCGGCGGCCGATGAAGTTTCGAGTGAGGCTGGTGAGGTTGGAGGTGAAGTTTCGACTGATGAGCTTAGTGTGAACACGAAGCTTTACTTTGGGAACCTTCCTTACAGTGTTGACAGCGCACAGCTTGCTGGGATAATTCAGGACTATGCAAGTCCAGAACTCATTGAG GTTCTCTATCATAGGGACACCGGAAGAAGCAGAGGATTTGCATTTGTGACGATGAGCAGTGTTGAAGATTGCAATGCTGTAATTGAAAATCTTGATGGACGG GAGTACAGTGGCCGAACATTGAGGGTTAACTTTTCGGACAAACCTAGAGCGAAAGAACCTCTATATCCAGAAACTGAGTACAAACTTTTTGTTGGGAATTTGTCCTGGTCAGCCACATCTGAGAGTTTGACAAAAGCTTTCCAAGAATATGGAAATGTGGTCGGAGCCAGGGTTCTATATGATGGGGAGACAGGAAGGTCCCGTGGCTATGGATTCGTATGCTTCTCAACAAAAGCAGAGATGGAAACTGCCTTACAATCTCTAGATGGAGTG GAACTAGAGGGAAGAGCAATGCGTGTAAGCTTGGCAGAAGGAAAGCGTTCATAA
- the LOC133709267 gene encoding pentatricopeptide repeat-containing protein At4g02750-like translates to MLYFSCSISKLKLSRLLSLSLTKSLCTAAATSFFQTQNLKPLNSKISTYMRNGFVEEAQKLFDEMPHRNTVTWNAMIRGYFLNGKFHDAVSLFNRMTERDVFSYNTVIAGLMQCGDVEGARRVFDGMVFRDVVTWNSMISGYIRNDRIGGALQVFDGMQVKDVVSWNLVVGGLVKYGEIDLAEEYFKKMSIRDCASWTIMISVFANAGRIVEARELFDDMPLRDVQAWNAMIVGYIENGCFELAEGLFQKMPERDFESWTQMVDGLVEAQRVNDALKLFMEMPEKCPKTWNSILLKLIRNELTREAHACLEKTPYRDVISWTNLIVGYFGIREVGVAIKLFESMPTRDTTAWNATIFGLNENDRGEEGLKLFMRMKESGPSPDKATFTSVLTICSDLPTLHLGRQTHAHIVKAGFGDIVSVSNAMVTMYARCGNMDSALLEFSSMPSRDVISWNSIICGYAHHGNGDVALEMFERMRSADVHPNPITFVNVLSACSHSGLVSQGKYYFDMMRYTYFLQPTTEHYTCIVDLFGRFGLIDEAMSFLDQMKADGFEIPASVWGALLGACRIHKKIEVGEIAGERVLEIEPGNSGVYLILAEMYLSNGRREDAGRIKARMKEKGVKKQPGCSWIEVNNIGNVFLSGDKSHPKFRKICYVLELLYIEIETQFPKPAALLQQVQVP, encoded by the coding sequence ATGCTCTACTTCTCATGCTCCATTTCTAAGCTGAAGCTTAGTCGACTCCTCTCTCTAAGCCTCACCAAATCCCTGTGTACTGCAGCTGCAACCTCTTTCTTTCAAACCCAGAATCTAAAGCCCCTCAACTCCAAAATCTCAACCTACATGCGCAATGGGTTTGTCGAAGAAGCCCAGAAGCTGTTCGACGAAATGCCTCACAGAAACACTGTCACCTGGAACGCCATGATTCGTGGGTACTTTCTAAACGGGAAGTTCCATGATGCGGTCAGTTTGTTTAATCGGATGACGGAGCGGGATGTCTTCTCGTATAACACGGTGATTGCCGGGTTGATGCAATGTGGGGATGTGGAGGGCGCTAGGCGAGTCTTTGACGGGATGGTTTTCCGAGACGTTGTGACTTGGAATTCAATGATTTCCGGGTATATTCGTAATGACAGGATTGGTGGAGCGTTGCAAGTGTTTGATGGGATGCAGGTGAAGgatgtggtttcttggaatttGGTTGTTGGGGGACTTGTGAAGTATGGGGAGATTGATTTGGCTGAGGAGTATTTTAAGAAGATGAGCATTCGAGATTGTGCTTCCTGGACTATAATGATTTCGGTGTTTGCTAATGCAGGACGGATTGTTGAAGCTCGAGAGCTCTTTGATGACATGCCTCTGAGGGATGTTCAGGCTTGGAATGCGATGATAGTTGGGTATATAGAAAATGGGTGTTTTGAACTTGCAGAGGGGTTGTTTCAGAAGATGCCTGAGCGGGATTTTGAATCTTGGACTCAAATGGTAGATGGGTTGGTCGAGGCCCAAAGAGTTAATGATGCCTTGAAGCTATTCATGGAGATGCCTGAGAAATGTCCCAAAACATGGAACTCGATCCTTTTGAAATTAATAAGAAATGAGCTCACTAGAGAAGCTCATGCTTGTCTTGAGAAGACGCCTTACAGAGATGTCATATCATGGACAAATTTGATTGTTGGATATTTTGGAATCAGAGAGGTTGGCGTCGCAATTAAACTTTTTGAGTCCATGCCTACTCGAGATACAACTGCATGGAATGCCACGATATTTGGATTAAATGAAAACGATCGTGGTGAAGAAGGTTTGAAGCTTTTcatgagaatgaaagaatcAGGGCCATCACCAGACAAAGCTACATTTACTAGTGTTTTGACAATCTGTTCAGACTTACCAACCTTACACCTAGGTAGACAAACTCATGCACATATAGTAAAAGCAGGATTTGGTGACATTGTTTCAGTTTCCAATGCTATGGTTACCATGTATGCAAGATGTGGGAACATGGATTCTGCTTTACTGGAATTCTCGTCCATGCCTAGCCGTGATGTCATCTCTTGGAATTCTATAATATGTGGATATGCACATCATGGGAATGGTGATGTAGCTTTGGAGATGTTCGAACGCATGAGATCAGCAGATGTTCATCCAAATCCTATAACATTTGTCAATGTTCTATCCGCTTGTAGCCATTCAGGGTTGGTCAGTCAAGGTAAATACTACTTTGACATGATGAGATACACGTATTTTCTTCAACCTACAACTGAGCATTATACATGTATAGTAGATTTATTCGGTAGATTTGGGCTTATAGATGAGGCAATGAGTTTTCTAGATCAAATGAAAGCAGATGGATTTGAAATTCCTGCTAGTGTATGGGGGGCATTACTTGGAGCATGTAGAATCCACAAGAAAATTGAGGTGGGTGAGATTGCTGGAGAGAGGGTTCTGGAAATAGAGCCTGGCAACTCCGGTGTATATTTGATTTTGGCAGAAATGTATTTGAGTaatggaagaagagaagatGCTGGGCGGATTAAGGCAAGGATGAAAGAGAAAGGAGTCAAGAAGCAACCGGGGTGCAGTTGGATCGAGGTAAACAACATTGGGAATGTATTTCTTTCAGGGGACAAATCCCACCCCAAATTTAGGAAGATCTGTTATGTGTTAGAATTACTGTATATAGAGATTGAGACTCAGTTTCCAAAACCTGCTGCATTGCTTCAACAAGTACAAGTTCCATAG